Within the Paenibacillus sp. AN1007 genome, the region TCGTCAAAATCATACACGCTGAACCGCTGGATCACTTGAATTTGATTATCCTTGAAAAAGGCCTCTGTTCCTTTCATGATCAAAAGGTCGCCGCAATTACTATGAACGGGATAATCGATATAATAAACTTTTGAACGCGGAGGAATGACCTCCAAGATCTGTTCAAGACGCTGTTTCAATTCACTCATGGGATGAATCTGCTGCACGTTCGGCATCTTTCCCGGCTCCTTTGAATGGATTTTTCTCTCTGAATTTTCTTCTCAGAAATACGATATCTTCTTTGTTGTAGAGCATGCGGCGCATAGGAAGTTTGAATAGGAGGGAAATCGAGATCAAAGACATCAAAATCCGGACCATCGCCCCCGCTAACAATGCCACGCCGATCCCATTAAGACCGAATGTTGGTGTAAGTATAAAAAATAACGTAACTGTCACAGCCAGCGCACATATCTGCCTTAACAGAATAACACCTGGCCGCCCAAGCGCATTGAACGCCGAAGCGAGAATCCATGAACCTCCACCAATGATGCATTCAAACGAAAGTAAATAAAATACTGTACTTGCTTGCAAAAATTCTTCGCCATAGAAAAGACCGATAAAATAACGCCCGATAAACATGCTTGGTACAACAATTAGAGTCATTAGAAAAATACTGATCCGAAAAGCTCTGCCCACTAACGACAAAACCTGGTCTTTATCCTTGCCAGCGACTTTTGGGAAAATGACGTTTGCGATCGCATTTTGAACAACATCGAACATTCTGGACAGCGCAAAAACCACTGAATACAAACCGAAATCACGCGGAGTAAGCAGTGTGATGATAATAATCTTGTCAAACTGCGTATAAAGCGTTCCGAGAAGCTCAACGCCATATACGCGAACACCGTAGTTGAAGAGCTCCATACCGGCTTTGAATTGGCGGAACAGCGTACCAACCGACTCAAAAATATGAGTTCGCATCATGTACATGTACATGCCTAATACGATTAGTGTCGAAATCAGACTTGTCACTACAGCACGTTCGACTGTCAATGTACCGGAAATCCACAATATAAGCAGACCAATCAAGTTAAAGCAAGGTACAAGCAGACGTGAAAGATTATAAATAATGAATCGTTCAGTTCCCTGTGCAGATGCCGCAAGAACACCCATAAGCAGCAGCAGAGGAACCATGAGCACTGTATACCACTGAGCCAGAACTATAATCGATTCCGAATACCCGCCCAGCCAAAAGGATACCCCATACCAGCTAATACATCCTACAATTACACTAATGGGTACCTGGATCGCAAAACTCATACCGATATACGTCGACAGCTGATGCTGATTTCTTTTTACATTAAAGATCAATGAAGTCGGCAGCCCCAAAGCTGCGAGCCCCGACAGAAAAGATGGCCAGAACAAAACCGCCGCCAGTTCACCTCTTCCCTCTGCCCCAAACATGCGAGCTGTCAGAATGGAGGTAAGCGTCGTTACGGCCATAATCAAAATATTAGCGAAACTCGTCATAAGAATCGTATGGAGCAAACCAAACTGCCGAGTTGAGGGAGCTGCGACGCTGCTCATTAGACATTCATTCCTTTACTTTTACGAAAAGTCCCAACGATACTCCCAT harbors:
- a CDS encoding oligosaccharide flippase family protein, yielding MSSVAAPSTRQFGLLHTILMTSFANILIMAVTTLTSILTARMFGAEGRGELAAVLFWPSFLSGLAALGLPTSLIFNVKRNQHQLSTYIGMSFAIQVPISVIVGCISWYGVSFWLGGYSESIIVLAQWYTVLMVPLLLLMGVLAASAQGTERFIIYNLSRLLVPCFNLIGLLILWISGTLTVERAVVTSLISTLIVLGMYMYMMRTHIFESVGTLFRQFKAGMELFNYGVRVYGVELLGTLYTQFDKIIIITLLTPRDFGLYSVVFALSRMFDVVQNAIANVIFPKVAGKDKDQVLSLVGRAFRISIFLMTLIVVPSMFIGRYFIGLFYGEEFLQASTVFYLLSFECIIGGGSWILASAFNALGRPGVILLRQICALAVTVTLFFILTPTFGLNGIGVALLAGAMVRILMSLISISLLFKLPMRRMLYNKEDIVFLRRKFREKNPFKGAGKDAERAADSSHE